A genome region from Prionailurus viverrinus isolate Anna chromosome A3, UM_Priviv_1.0, whole genome shotgun sequence includes the following:
- the LOC125162941 gene encoding small nuclear ribonucleoprotein-associated protein N-like produces MGEGAGGPRSGRGRGGGRGEVRRPEGRGGRGRVGREAAESLHRPDAAATADAAAILIERSGCARLFPPERRSRRETPRALIPPPPSLASPPALPPLPPHTRRTLHTPPRPARRPPFPLPSGLPALGPPPRRVRPPRPARISVSGRKGNTKPARPRGESELIRPRAVRHLDVTRNGGVRSVHMASPPLYARGPRTNCLPLYNSSPEIAHSSLRRADRQGIKMGNGE; encoded by the exons atgggggagggggccggcggTCCCCGGAGCGggcgggggagaggaggggggcgAGGGGAGGTGCGCAGGCCGGAGGGGCGCGGAG ggagggggcgggtggGGAGAGAAGCAGCAGAGTCACTTCACCGACCAGACGCCGCGGCCACCGCTGACGCCGCCGCCATTTTAATAGAGCGTTCGGGCTGCGCTCGGCTCTTTCCGCCCGAGCGAAGGAGCCGACGAGAAACGCCTCGCGCTCTCATTCCTCCGCCTCCTTCCCTCGCTTCGCCTCCCgccctcccacctctccctccgCACACACGCCGCACGCTCCACACCCCGCCGCGGCCGGCTCGCcgccctccctttcctcttccgTCTGGCCTCCCCGCCCTCGGTCCACCCCCTCGGCGCGTTCGCCCACCCCGCCCAGCCCGGATCTCTGTCAGCGGCCGGAAGGGAAACACGAAGCCAGCGCGGCCGCGGGGGGAGTCCGA GCTCATCCGTCCTCGAGCAGTAAGACACCTTGACGTGACTAGAAATGGCGGAGTGAGGAGCGTTCACATGGCATCGCCTCCCTTGTACGCGAGAGGGCCCCGCACCAATTGCCTGCCACTCTACAACTCTTCACCTGAAATAGCACATTCCTCTCTGCGACGAGCAGATCGCCAGGGTATTAAGATGGGAAACGGAGAATGA